Proteins from one Oryza sativa Japonica Group chromosome 12, ASM3414082v1 genomic window:
- the LOC4351624 gene encoding zinc finger protein STAR3, with translation MDRDQMTNTMRDQAANLTSMNPLFYPFMADDALLGMAPPPPQQLLPSVSIQHMDWSPDTMLDNLTFIEEKIRQVKDVIRSMAGRRASSSSAATPEQQLVNADLTCLIVQLISTAGSLLPSLKNSSFLSRTTPPPAAAAGAAQAVSLAAGESSSSARNNETNREDEEEQMGSPDYDELFKVWTNGGAMDECVGAAGDEQDARENPAAAAEEEKYEVLQLEEDEILAPHTHFCGICGKGFKRDANLRMHMRGHGDEYKSAAALAKPPPPPEGEEQPPQPERRYSCPHAGCKRNRMHASFQPLKTILCVKNHYKRSHCEKRHVCGRCGAKRFSVMADLKTHEKHCGRDRWLCSCGTSFSRKDKLFAHVALFQGHAPALPPPPPPPTSGRRRHKQEEPEFTWGGGGGNEFLDVKGIAGVGSGSGGGDEFFSAGSFGAMDFGFGQLDASLAMLLPSEQFAGDHQEENGDK, from the coding sequence ATGGATCGCGACCAGATGACGAACACGATGCGCGATCAGGCTGCGAACCTGACCTCCATGAATCCTCTCTTCTACCCGTTCATGGCGGATGACGCTCTCCTcggcatggcgccgccgccgccgcagcagctgcTGCCGTCGGTTAGCATCCAGCACATGGACTGGAGCCCGGACACGATGCTGGACAACCTCACCTTCATCGAGGAGAAGATCCGGCAGGTCAAGGACGTCATCCGATCCatggccggccgccgcgcctcgtcgtcgtcggcggcgacgccggagcAGCAGCTTGTCAACGCCGACCTGACATGCCTCATCGTCCAGCTCATCTCCACCGCCGGCAGCCTCCTCCCGTCGCTCAAGAACTCCTCGTTCCTCAGCCGCAccaccccgccgcccgccgccgcggccggagcCGCACAAGCGgtcagcctcgccgccggcgagagctCCAGCTCGGCTCGTAATAACGAGACGAACagggaagatgaggaggagcAGATGGGTAGCCCCGACTACGACGAGCTCTTCAAGGTATGGACTAACGGCGGCGCCATGGACGAATGCGTCGGcgctgccggcgacgagcagGATGCGAGGGagaatccggcggcggcggcggaggaggagaagtacGAGGTgctgcagctggaggaggacgagATCCTGGCGCCGCACACGCACTTCTGCGGCATCTGCGGCAAGGGGTTCAAGCGCGACGCGAACCTGCGGATGCACATGCGCGGGCACGGCGACGAGTACaagagcgcggcggcgctggcgaagccgccgccgccgccggagggggaggagcagccgccgcagccggaGAGGAGGTACTCGTGCCCGCACGCCGGGTGCAAGCGGAACCGGATGCACGCGAGCTTCCAGCCGCTGAAGACGATCCTGTGCGTGAAGAACCACTACAAGCGGAGCCACTGCGAGAAGCGCCATGTCTGCGGCCGCTGCGGCGCCAAGCGCTTCTCCGTCATGGCCGACCTCAAGACCCACGAGAAGCACTGCGGCCGCGACCGCTGGCTCTGCTCCTGCGGCACCAGCTTCTCCCGCAAGGACAAGCTCTTCGCCCACGTCGCCCTCTTCCAGGGCCACGCCCCcgctctcccccctcccccgccgccgccgacgtcgggtcgccgccgccacaagCAGGAGGAGCCGGAGTTcacgtggggcggcggcggcggcaatgagTTTCTTGACGTCAAAGGGATCGCCGGCGTCGGGTCCGGCTCCGGTGGTGGGGATGAGTTCTTCTCCGCGGGAAGCTTCGGCGCCATGGATTTCGGATTCGGGCAGTTGGATGCTTCGCTCGCGATGCTGCTGCCATCCGAGCAATTCGCGGGTGATCATCAGGAGGAGAATGGTGACAAGTGA
- the LOC4351626 gene encoding alpha-(1,4)-fucosyltransferase has translation MLFPKRINYMAPMLASAVILLLLVSGYFELPSISSYSAAPAPPLFATALDAVGTRERSPFTSLLSAFADWDAAVGCPRIRAKLDAVGAPGYGANSTAAAAASITGGAGWGGGGGGRCEGVRTRHVGVLVKGWTWIPDALDGVYTCRCGVSCVWSKSAAAVDRPDALLFEGATPPPQRMKGLPLRVYLDLEAARKPTGFEDIFIGYHAKDDVQVTYAGKSFHTSRSYHVSTEKRNDALIYWSSSRCLPHRDKVAKDFLSLVPHHSFGKCLNNVDGPDMALSMYPVCSTNDNGKPHWWDHLHCAMSHYKFVLAIENTKTESYVTEKLFYALEAGSVPIYFGAPNVWDFIPPNSIIDASKFSSLRELASYVKAVANDPVAYAEYHAWRRCGTLGNFGRSREMSLDTLPCRLCELVSKRGGRNADAL, from the exons ATGCTCTTCCCGAAGCGGATCAACTACATGGCCCCGATGCTGGCCTccgccgtcatcctcctcctcctcgtctccggCTACTTCGAGCTCCCGTCCATCTCCTCctactccgccgcgccggcgccgccgctcttcGCCACGGCGCTGGACGCCGTCGGCACCCGCGAGCGGTCGCCGTTCACGTCGCTTCTCTCGGCCTTCGCCGACTGggacgccgccgtcgggtgCCCGCGCATCCGCGCCAAGCTCGACGCCGTGGGGGCGCCCGGGTACGGCGCCAActcgaccgcggcggcggccgcgtcgatcACCGGCGGGGCcgggtggggcggcggcggcggcgggaggtgcgaGGGCGTGAGGACGCGCCACGTCGGGGTGCTCGTCAAGGGGTGGACGTGGATCCCCGACGCGCTCGACGGGGTGTACACGTGCCGGTGCGGGGTGAGCTGCGTGTGGAgcaagtccgccgccgccgtcgaccggcCCGACGCGCTGCTCTTCGagggcgccacgccgccgccgcag agaatgaaagGCCTGCCTCTTCGTGTATATCTGGATCTGGAGGCTGCTAGGAAACCAACTGGTTTCGAGGACATTTTTATAGGTTACCATGCTAAAGATGATGTGCAAGTAACATATGCTGGAAAATCATTCCACACTAGCCGAAGTTACCATGTATCAACTGAAAAGAGAAAT GATGCACTTATTTACTGGTCATCTTCAAGGTGTCTTCCTCATAGAGACAAGGTTGCAAAAGATTTCCTGTCATTGGTTCCGCACCACTCTTTCGGGAAATGCTTGAATAATGTTGATGGTCCTGACATGGCATTATCCATGTATCCAGTTTGTTCAACCAATGATAATGGAAAACCACACTGGTGGGATCATCTTCACTGCGCAATGTCACATTACAAGTTTGTTCTTGCAATTGAGAATACTAAGACAGAAAGCTATGTGACCGAGAAATTGTTCTATGCCTTGGAGGCTGGGTCAGTGCCAATATACTTCGGGGCACCCAATGTCTGGGACTTCATTCCTCCCAATTCTATTATAGATGCCTCAAAATTCAGCTCACTCCGTGAGTTGGCATCATATGTGAAAGCTGTTGCAAATGATCCCGTAGCCTATGCAGAATACCATGCATGGAGGAGGTGTGGTACCCTGGGTAACTTTGGAAGGTCGCGTGAAATGAGCCTTGACACACTGCCTTGCCGACTTTGTGAACTAGTTAGTAAGAGAGGTGGTAGAAATGCAGATGCATTGTGA